From the Dunckerocampus dactyliophorus isolate RoL2022-P2 chromosome 12, RoL_Ddac_1.1, whole genome shotgun sequence genome, one window contains:
- the nlk2 gene encoding serine/threonine-protein kinase NLK — MALCGTTASNVTKMMAAYNGGSSVAAHHPHHHHQLQHLPPPHVHCHHHADQHHLQHPGSAAAVHTIQQHTAAAAAAAAAVMLNPGQQQPYFPSPAPGQAPGPAAAVAPAQVQAAAVKAHHHHHHHQHHQQHTHHLQPQLDIEPDRPIGYGAFGVVWSVTDPRDGKRVALKKMPNVFQNLVSCKRVFRELKMLCFFKHENVLSALDILQPPHIDYFEEIYVVTELMQSDLHKIIVSPQPLSSDHAKVFLYQILRGLKYLHSAGILHRDIKPGNLLVNSNCVLKICDFGLARVEETDESRHMTQEVVTQYYRAPEILMGSRHYANSIDIWSVGCIFAELLGRRILFQAQSPIQQLDLITDLLGTPSMEAMRTACEGARAHILRGPNKQPSLPVLYTLSSQATHEAVHLLCRMLVFDPSKRISAKDALAHPYLDEGRLRYHTCMCKCCYTTSSGRVYTSDFEPVTNPKFDDGFEKNLSSVRQVKEIIHQFILEQQKGSRVPLCINPQSAAFKSFISSTVAQPSEMPPSPLVWE, encoded by the exons ATGGCTCTTTGCGGCACAACAGCttcaaatgttacaaaaatgatggCTGCTTATAACGGTGGCTCTTCGGTGGCTGCCCATCACCCtcatcaccaccaccagctGCAGCATCTTCCGCCTCCACAcgtgcattgtcaccaccacgcGGACCAGCATCACCTGCAGCATCCGGGCTCCGCCGCTGCCGTTCACACCATCCAGCAGCACACCgccgctgccgctgctgctgccgctgccgTGATGCTCAACCCTGGTCAGCAGCAACCTTACTTTCCCTCCCCGGCCCCTGGACAGGCCCCTGGCCCCGCAGCAGCTGTGGCCCCTGCCCAAGTTcaagctgctgctgtcaaagcgcaccatcatcaccaccaccatcaaCATCATCAGCAGCACACACACCACCTGCAGCCGCAGCTAGATATAGAGCCTGACAGACCTATTGGCTATGGTGCGTTTGGGGTTGTCTG GTCAGTCACAGACCCCAGAGATGGGAAGCGTGTTGCCCTCAAAAAGATGCCCAATGTCTTCCAAAACCTTGTTTCTTGCAAGAGGGTATTTCGAGAATTGAAGATGTTATGTTTCTTTAAGCATGAAAAC GTGCTCTCTGCGCTTGACATCCTTCAGCCTCCACACATTGActactttgaggaaat CTATGTAGTGACTGAACTGATGCAAAGTGACCTCCATAAGATCATCGTCTCGCCACAGCCTCTGAGCTCAGACCACGCCAAAGTTTTTCTCTATCAGATTCTACGAG GACTTAAATACCTTCATTCTGCTGGCATTCTTCATCGAGACATTAAACCAGGCAACCTCTTGGTCAACAGCAACTGTGTACTAAAG ATCTGTGATTTTGGCCTGGCAAGGGTAGAGGAAACTGATGAGTCGCGGCACATGACTCAGGAAGTGGTGACACAATACTACAGAGCCCCAGAGATCCTGATGGGGAGCCGCCACTATGCCAACTCCATTGATATCTGGTCTGTGGGCTGTATCTTTGCTGAGCTGCTGGGGCGACGAATTCTCTTCCAAGCCCAAAGTCCCATCCAGCAG CTGGATTTGATCACTGACTTGTTGGGAACTCCCTCTATGGAGGCAATGAGGACAGCATGTGAAGGTGCTCGTGCACACATTCTCAGAGGACCTAACAAACAG CCATCCCTTCCTGTTCTTTAcacactgtccagccaagcaACTCATGAAGCTGTCCATCTCCTCTGCAGAATGCTTGTTTTTGATCCA TCTAAGCGGATTTCAGCAAAGGATGCCCTGGCTCACCCATACCTGGATGAGGGTCGACTGCGCTACCATACATGCATGTGCAAATGCTGCTACACAACATCCTCTGGCCGGGTTTACACAAGTGACTTTGAGCCTGTCACCAACCCCAAGTTTGATGATGGCTTTGAGAAGAATCTAAGCTCTGTGAGACAAGTCAAAG AGATCATTCATCAGTTCATTTTGGAACAGCAAAAGGGGAGTCGAGTTCCACTCTGCATCAACCCTCAGTCAGCTGCATTCAAAAGCTTTATCAG TTCCACAGTGGCGCAGCCCTCTGAAATGCCTCCGTCTCCACTGGTGTGGGAGTAG